A single region of the Nicotiana sylvestris chromosome 6, ASM39365v2, whole genome shotgun sequence genome encodes:
- the LOC138871029 gene encoding uncharacterized protein, translated as MASASNLPIIGPEDSPASAILQLESAAAEENKMLRLRIWKMWDAWSNGRESPSAIPGFPELIPRSGEVTNSIVPNPLIPCGHPPMPFNDPGMSSMVRPQAPASKAPPPMFIFQGPQLQLEMTYVTPDSFTQPSQNDLSAEQEKVVENPEQEEMARKKKRLEQSLKNMQGLSGQKSMSYSDLCMFLYVHVPVGFKMPKFEKYDRHGNPVAHLKRYCNQLRGSGGKEELLMAYFGESLTGIASEWYTDQETTHWHVWDDMARDFVHQFQYNVDIAPNRNTLSKLKSNITESFREYAVKWREQAARVKASMDEVEMVTIFLQAQEADYFQNMMTAMGRPFAEAIKIGEMVENGLKRGRILSHATFKATSQAAQNGLLEGLMNRNGFEEGAMMVSSSRGAHRSFSQSYVSPIVPPHYYPLQDDAYVVAPPPYEVMSAQSYMQPQHYTQNRAPTPINVHPYQAPYIPQPDLPQYNPRPREPFRKN; from the coding sequence ATGGCCTCcgcaagcaatctaccaatcatcggtcctgaggatagcccAGCATCGGCTATTCTACAGCTAGAATCAGCAGCTGCTGAAGAGAACAAGATGTTGCGTCTCCGCATATGgaaaatgtgggacgcctggtctaatggtagggaatcGCCAAGTGCAATTCCTGGGTTCCCTGAAttgatccccaggtcaggtgaggttaccaaTTCCATtgtgcccaacccgctcatcccatgcgggcaccctccaatgccTTTCAATGATCCTGGCATGTCTTCTATGGTTCGCCCCCAGGCACCGGCTTCAAAGGCACCACCTCCAATGTTCATCTTTCAAGGTCCACAGCTTCAACTAGAAATGACATATGTGACCCCAGACTCTTTCACTCAACCTTCGCAAAATGACCTCTCGGcggagcaagaaaaggttgttgaaaatcccgagcaagaggaaatggctcggaagaaGAAGAGACtagaacaaagcctgaaaaacatgcaaggtctgagtggccaaaagagtatgtcatactctgacctctgtatgtttctCTATGTCCACGTGCCagttgggttcaagatgccaaaatttgaaaagtacgatagGCACGGAAACCCGGTTGCTCATCTGAAACGATACTGTAACCAGTTGAGGGGTTCTGGTGGGAAAGAGGAGTTGCTAATGGCCTATTTCGGGGAAAGCCTCACCGgaatcgcttctgagtggtatacagATCAAGAAACTACTCATTGGCACGTGTGGGACGATATGGCCCGAGATTTTGTTCAccagttccagtataatgtggacatcgctcccaACAGAAACACTTTGTCCAAATTGAAATCGAATATCACggaaagcttccgcgaatatgctgtcaaatggcgtgagcaagctgcgAGGGTAAAGGCTTCGATGGACGAAGTTGAAATGGTCACGATCTTTCTGCAGgcccaagaggctgactacttccagaacatgatgacCGCTATGGGTAGGCCGttcgctgaggctatcaaaattggggaaatggttgaaaacggttTAAAACGGggccgaatcttgagtcatgctacCTTTAAGGCCACATCACAGGCTGCTCAGAATGGTTTGCTGGAGGGTTTGATGAACAGAAATGGGTTCgaagagggagccatgatggtgtcaagctcgaggggggcccacaggtcattcagccaatcatatGTGTCTCCTATCGTCCCACCACattattatccccttcaagatgatGCTTATGTCGTGGCACCGCCTCCCTATGAGGTGATGAGTGCTCAATCTTACATgcagccacaacattatacacaaaatcgAGCTCCAACTCCCATAAATGtacatccttaccaagctccatatattCCCCAACCAGATCTTCCccagtacaatcctcgcccaagagagcctttcagaaagaattaG